One window of the Chryseobacterium sp. CY350 genome contains the following:
- the fumC gene encoding class II fumarate hydratase yields MNYRIEKDTMGEVQVPADKFWGAQTERSRNNFKIGPEGSMPHEIIEAFAYLKKAAAFTNSDLGVLSADKRDMIAQVCEEILEGKLYDQFPLVIWQTGSGTQSNMNVNEVIANRSHVNAGGTLGDKTEVHPNDDVNKSQSSNDTYPTAMHIAAYKKVVETTIPAVEKLRDTLKEKSEAFKDIVKIGRTHLMDATPLTLGQEFSGYVAQLNYGVKALKNTLPHLSELALGGTAVGTGLNTPQGYDVKVAEYIAKFTNLPFITAANKFEALAAHDAIVESHGALKQLAVSLYKIAQDIRLLASGPRSGIGEIHIPENEPGSSIMPGKVNPTQNEALTMVCAQVLGNDTTISFAGTQGNYELNVFKPVMAYNFLQSAQLIADACISFNDHCAVGIEPNMERIKELVDKSLMLVTALNTHIGYENAAKIAKTAHKNGTTLKEEAINLGFVTSEQFDEWVKPEDMVGSLK; encoded by the coding sequence ATGAATTACAGAATAGAAAAAGACACCATGGGTGAAGTGCAGGTTCCTGCAGACAAGTTTTGGGGCGCACAGACAGAGCGTTCGAGAAACAATTTCAAAATCGGTCCGGAAGGTTCTATGCCCCATGAAATTATCGAAGCGTTTGCATACTTAAAGAAAGCTGCAGCATTTACAAATTCAGATTTAGGAGTTCTTTCTGCTGACAAAAGAGATATGATTGCACAGGTCTGCGAAGAAATTCTTGAAGGAAAATTATACGATCAGTTTCCTTTGGTAATTTGGCAAACCGGTTCCGGTACACAGTCGAATATGAATGTAAATGAGGTAATTGCCAATCGTTCTCACGTAAATGCCGGTGGAACTTTAGGCGACAAAACTGAAGTTCACCCAAATGATGATGTGAATAAATCTCAGTCTTCCAATGACACGTATCCTACAGCAATGCACATTGCAGCATATAAAAAAGTTGTTGAAACGACCATTCCTGCGGTTGAAAAACTAAGAGATACCTTAAAAGAAAAATCAGAAGCTTTTAAAGATATTGTTAAGATCGGAAGAACGCATTTGATGGATGCAACACCCTTGACTTTGGGTCAGGAATTTTCAGGATATGTGGCTCAATTGAATTACGGCGTAAAAGCTTTAAAAAACACATTACCACATCTTTCTGAGCTTGCTTTAGGCGGAACCGCAGTTGGAACTGGTTTAAATACACCTCAAGGTTATGATGTGAAAGTAGCAGAATACATTGCGAAATTCACCAATCTTCCTTTTATCACGGCAGCAAATAAATTTGAAGCTTTAGCAGCTCACGACGCGATTGTAGAATCTCACGGCGCCTTAAAACAACTGGCGGTTTCTTTATATAAAATTGCTCAGGACATCAGATTACTGGCTTCAGGACCGCGTTCCGGGATTGGGGAAATTCATATTCCTGAAAATGAGCCGGGTTCTTCCATCATGCCTGGGAAAGTAAATCCTACACAGAACGAAGCCTTGACGATGGTTTGCGCGCAGGTTTTAGGAAACGATACTACGATCTCATTTGCAGGAACTCAGGGAAATTATGAACTCAATGTTTTCAAACCGGTGATGGCTTACAATTTCTTACAATCTGCTCAGTTGATTGCAGATGCATGTATCTCGTTTAACGATCATTGTGCAGTCGGAATTGAACCTAATATGGAAAGAATCAAAGAGCTCGTAGACAAATCTTTAATGTTGGTAACAGCTTTGAACACGCACATCGGTTACGAAAATGCTGCTAAGATTGCAAAAACTGCACATAAAAACGGAACGACTTTAAAAGAAGAAGCGATCAATCTTGGCTTTGTCACTTCTGAACAGTTTGACGAATGGGTGAAACCCGAAGATATGGTGGGAAGTTTGAAATAA
- a CDS encoding porin family protein has translation MIKKFIIAGMLCLVATTVNAQKGLKLNLQSKEDTEVSPIVKEKVDEYAKKIDAIIQEEKKLMEAELLILQSKNLEKTEFDKQKAEVADRYSDKIDQKIEALGFDLDTVIQKQVKYSLLNSDVTSNEELKAKLLKKFRATKNLHGYFSYGIMTLTNDKADNDLDKNLGYANNLEFGLKFNYQFNRTSPWGLISGIGFSWRTLRLDNNMIFAKDANADVSVANYQGNTDKSKLRTGYIMVPLGLQYNFSKLKNAGMDIQYRPYSDGFRIAANMYGGVKMSSNNIVSGDREDFRDRGNYQVNPFVYGAQFTVSYDNISLFVKKDFSNFFKDSYFQNDKALVFGIGIGL, from the coding sequence ATGATTAAGAAATTTATCATCGCAGGAATGTTGTGCCTTGTTGCAACCACTGTAAATGCACAAAAAGGACTAAAACTAAATCTACAGTCAAAGGAAGATACCGAAGTAAGCCCGATCGTAAAAGAAAAAGTAGATGAATATGCAAAGAAGATCGATGCCATCATTCAGGAAGAAAAAAAGCTGATGGAAGCTGAACTTCTGATTCTTCAGTCTAAAAATTTGGAGAAAACAGAATTCGACAAACAGAAAGCTGAAGTTGCCGACCGTTATTCAGACAAGATCGATCAAAAAATTGAAGCTTTAGGTTTTGATCTTGATACGGTGATCCAGAAGCAGGTAAAATATTCTCTTTTGAATTCTGATGTGACTTCAAATGAAGAATTGAAAGCGAAATTGCTGAAGAAATTCCGTGCTACAAAAAATCTTCATGGCTATTTCTCTTACGGTATTATGACGCTGACGAATGATAAAGCAGACAATGATTTAGATAAAAATTTAGGTTATGCCAATAATCTTGAGTTCGGTTTAAAATTTAATTATCAGTTTAACAGAACAAGTCCTTGGGGTTTAATTTCAGGAATCGGATTTTCATGGAGAACCCTACGTTTAGACAACAATATGATCTTTGCCAAAGATGCCAATGCAGATGTTTCTGTAGCAAATTACCAAGGGAATACTGATAAAAGTAAACTGAGAACAGGTTATATTATGGTTCCTCTGGGATTGCAATATAATTTCTCTAAGCTAAAAAATGCAGGAATGGATATTCAGTACAGGCCGTATTCTGATGGTTTTAGAATTGCTGCAAACATGTACGGTGGAGTAAAAATGTCTAGCAACAATATTGTAAGTGGTGATCGTGAAGATTTCAGAGACAGAGGTAATTATCAGGTAAATCCTTTTGTTTATGGTGCTCAGTTTACCGTTTCTTATGATAATATCAGTCTTTTCGTGAAGAAAGATTTCAGCAATTTCTTCAAAGATTCTTATTTTCAAAACGATAAAGCACTCGTTTTCGGAATAGGAATAGGATTATAA
- a CDS encoding fumarate hydratase, whose product MEFKYQDPYPILKDDTVYKKLTSDYVKVEQHGEREILTIDPKGLELLAEEAMADVSFMLRSSHLASLKKIIDDPEATDNDRFVAYNLLQNAAVAVEGALPSCQDTGTAIVMGKKGENVYTGVEDGEYLSKGIYNTYQKRNLRYSQVVPLTMFDEKNSGSNLPAQIDIYAKKGDYYEFLFLTKGGGSANKTFLYQKTKSLLNEKSLEAFVKERISDLGTAACPPYHLALVIGGTSAEANLAAVKKASAKYYDNLPTEGNEAGQAFRDLEWEAKVQKICQESAIGAQFGGKYLTHDVRVIRLPRHAASCPVGMGVSCSADRNIKGKITKEGIFLEQLEQDPKRFLPATPPHLEAAVDIDLNKPMSEILAELSKYPIKTRLKLSGTLIVARDIAHAKIKELLDSGQPMPEYFKNHPIYYAGPAKTPEGMASGSFGPTTAGRMDVYVDEFQSHGGSMVMLAKGNRTADVTNACHKYGGFYIGSIGGPAAILAKENILSVEVVDFPELGMEAVRKIEVKDFPAFIITDDKGNDFFANLAH is encoded by the coding sequence ATGGAATTTAAATATCAGGATCCGTATCCGATTCTAAAAGATGATACGGTTTATAAAAAATTGACTTCAGACTATGTGAAAGTTGAGCAACATGGCGAAAGAGAAATTTTAACCATCGATCCGAAAGGTCTTGAGCTATTGGCTGAAGAAGCGATGGCGGATGTTTCTTTTATGCTTCGTTCTTCGCACTTGGCAAGTTTGAAAAAAATTATTGATGATCCTGAAGCCACTGATAACGATAGATTCGTTGCTTATAATTTATTGCAAAACGCTGCTGTAGCCGTGGAAGGTGCTTTGCCTTCTTGTCAGGATACAGGAACGGCGATTGTGATGGGAAAAAAAGGTGAAAATGTGTACACCGGGGTTGAAGACGGCGAATATTTAAGCAAAGGAATTTACAATACTTATCAAAAAAGGAACCTAAGATATTCTCAAGTTGTGCCTTTGACGATGTTTGACGAGAAAAATTCAGGTTCAAATCTTCCTGCGCAAATTGATATTTATGCTAAAAAAGGAGATTACTACGAGTTTTTATTCTTAACGAAAGGTGGAGGTTCTGCAAATAAAACATTCCTCTATCAAAAGACAAAATCTTTACTAAACGAAAAATCTCTTGAAGCGTTTGTGAAAGAGAGAATTTCTGATTTAGGAACAGCAGCTTGTCCGCCTTATCACTTGGCTTTGGTAATTGGAGGAACTTCTGCCGAAGCAAATTTAGCAGCGGTTAAAAAAGCGTCAGCAAAATATTATGACAATCTTCCGACCGAAGGAAATGAAGCGGGACAGGCTTTCAGAGACTTGGAATGGGAAGCAAAAGTTCAGAAAATCTGTCAGGAAAGTGCAATCGGTGCTCAGTTTGGCGGGAAATATTTAACACACGATGTTCGGGTAATCAGATTGCCTCGTCACGCGGCTTCTTGTCCGGTTGGGATGGGAGTTTCTTGTTCGGCAGACAGAAATATTAAGGGGAAAATTACCAAAGAAGGCATTTTCTTAGAGCAATTGGAGCAGGATCCTAAAAGATTCTTACCTGCAACACCGCCACATTTGGAGGCAGCAGTTGATATTGATCTGAATAAACCAATGTCTGAGATTTTAGCTGAACTTTCAAAATATCCAATCAAAACTAGATTAAAATTAAGCGGAACATTGATTGTTGCAAGAGATATCGCTCACGCAAAAATCAAAGAATTATTAGACAGCGGACAACCAATGCCTGAATATTTCAAAAACCACCCGATTTATTACGCAGGACCTGCAAAAACGCCGGAAGGAATGGCATCAGGAAGTTTTGGACCTACAACTGCGGGAAGAATGGATGTGTACGTAGACGAATTCCAAAGTCACGGCGGAAGTATGGTGATGCTCGCAAAAGGTAACAGAACAGCAGACGTTACGAACGCATGTCATAAATATGGTGGTTTCTACATCGGTTCAATTGGTGGTCCCGCTGCTATTTTGGCGAAAGAAAATATTCTGTCAGTCGAAGTGGTTGATTTCCCTGAATTAGGAATGGAAGCAGTAAGAAAAATTGAAGTAAAAGATTTCCCTGCTTTCATCATTACCGATGATAAAGGAAATGACTTCTTCGCAAATCTTGCGCATTAA